The DNA region GTCCCGAGACCATCCGGGACCTGCCCCTGTCGGTCCCCGGCGTCGGCGAGGTGGGCCTCAACATTCCCGTGGCGATCATGGCCGCGTTCACGCTGACCGCGGCGAGCATCATCGCCATGCGGAAGGACCACCTCAAGCGACGGCTGGCGTACTCGACGACGGCCCAGCTATCGTACATCGTCCTCGGGCTCTCACTGTTGCACCCGTGGACGATCTTTGGGGCGCTGTTCCACATCCCGGCCCACGCGTTCGGCAAGCTCACGCTGTTCTTCTGTGCGGGTGCGATCCACGTCGAGACCCACACCGACTACATCAGCGAGATGGCGGGCATCGGCAAGCGGATGCCGCTCACCCTGTCGGCGTTCACCATCGGCGCGGCAGGGATGGCCGGTATGCCCCTGGTCGCCGGCTTCGTCAGCAAGTTCTACATGCTGATCGGTTCGGTCAGACTCGAGGGCTCGGAGTGGATCTACCTGGACGGGTGGGGCTGGCTCTTCGCGGCCACCCTCTTGCTCTCGGGTGTGCTCAACATCGCGTACTTCTGGCCAATTGTCTACACCGCGTTCTTCGAACGTGAGGACCGCCACGACGCCAAGCCGCTCGTCGAGTTCCCGATAGGCGGACAGTTCCGATCCTACACCGGGCGCGTGGCCGATCCCATCCAGCCCGACGGCGGCCGCAATCACGAGGTCGATGCAGGCGCCGGCGGCCTCGAGGGCGAGGGTGAGACCGACACTGAAACGGACGGTCACGCGAACCACGCCGTCGACGCGAACCCGAGCGACGCCGACGTCCCGTTCGGAGCCGGAACGCGGCGCGGGCCCCGTGGGGAACCCGTTCCCATCGACAGCGACGACCACGCCCACCACGGCGGCCCGCCCGCCGACGGCTGGGCACGCCACACTCCGCTCACCGAGAGCACGTGGCTCATGCTCGTCCCCATCACCGTGATCGCCACCGGGGCCGTCGTCCTCGGCGTGATTCCCGACTACGCCATCTTCCTCGAGCTGGCGGGAACCATCGTCAAGAACGTCACCGGGGAGGTGGTCCTCGGATGACCGCCACTAGCGTCGAGACGCTCGTCTACGCCTACCCGCCCCTGCTCGTCCTGGCGGCGGCGCTACTCGTGCTCGTCCTGCCCCGCGTCGTCGGCTACGCCGTCGGCGCACTCTCGCTGTTCGGCGTCCTCGCCGTCTCCCTGCTTGTGCCGGAGGGCCAGCACCTGACGACGACGTTCCTCGGCTTCGCCGACGTCCAGCCGTTCTTCGTCGACGATTTCAGCCGGATGATTGGGACCGGCATCGGCTTCCTCGGCGGTATGGCCGTCGTCTACGCCTACTCGAGCGAGGCAAGCCGACGGCTCCTCGCACTCGCGCTGTTCTACGTCGCCTCTTGTCTCGGCGCGGCGTTCGCGGGTGACTGGCTCGCGCTGGTCTTCATGTGGGAACTCATGGCGATGACCAGCACCCTGCTGGTGTGGCTCCACGGCGACGACGCCGTCCGCGCGGGCTTTCGCTACGCGTTGTTCCACGGTATCGGCGGCGTGCTGGTGTTGTTCGCCGTCACTGCTCACTACGCCCAGACGGGGACGTTCGCCTACGAGGGCGGCATCGCGGACGGCATCCCGACGATCCTGGCGATGGTCGGCATCGGCGTCAACGTCGGCTTCATCGGCCTGCACACCTGGCTTCCGGACACCTATCCCCGCCCGCACATCGCCGCGTCGGTGTTCCTCTCGGTGTTCACCACGAAGACGAGCGCGTACGTCCTCTACCGGGCGTTCCCCGGCGATGGCGACCTTGCGCTCGCATACATGGGCGGGCTGATGGCCGTCTACGGCGCCACCTTCGCACTCCTCCAGCACGACATGCGCGCGCTGCTGTCCTACCATATCCAGGCCCAGGTCGGCTACATGGTCGCCGGCATCGGCATCGCCTCGAACCTGGCCGTCGCCGGCGCGATGGGCCACCTGTTCAACAACGTCCTCTACAAGAGCCTGCTGTTCATGGCCGTCGGCGTCATCATCTACCGCACCGGCGAGGAGGACCTGTACAAGCTCGGCGGCCTCTGGCGTGAGATGCCCCTGACCGCCGCCGCGTTCGGTCTCGGCGCGCTTTCAATCACCGCCGTTCCCGGCTTCAACGGCTACATCAGCAAGGGGATGATCCTCGACGCGGCCGATCCGGGCTACTACGGCGCGACCGAGTACCAGGCGCTGTACTACCTGCTCTGGCTCGGCGCCATCGGAACCTTTCTCTCGTTCATCAAGCTCGGCTACTACGCCTTCCTCCACGGAGAGAACGACCTCGAGGTGGCCGATGCACGGCCGGGCCAGACCGTCGCCATGCTGTCGGTGGGCGGCGCGTGTCTCGTCCTGGGCGTCTGGTGGCAGGGCTTCGTCGACTTCCTGCCGCTGATCGAGGGGACGGCCTTCGAGTATCCGGGCGGCGAGAGTCACCTCCACCCCTACAGCGAGAGCCACCTGACCGATTCGGCCCTGTTGCTGGGCATCTCGGTCGTCGGCTTCGCGCTCGTCCGCAAGCCGCTCTCGAAACTCGACCTCGCGGATCCCGCGACGGTCGTCTACCCCATCGGCTACGCCGTCGGGCGCTGGTCGACCCTCGCCGTCACCGAACTATTCGCCGCCGTCGACCGGGCCGCCGTCTCGTTCGTACGGTCGGGCTACTGGGTCGGAAACAACCCCGTACTCGCCGTCGAGCGGGCGACGCGAGGCCTGCCGTCGTGGCTCGTCGACCTCGAGGAGACGGGACGAACTGACGGCGGCCGACCCTCGACGCTCTCGCTGCGGGCGACCATCGGGACGAGCGTCCTCCTCATTACGCTCGCCCTGACGGTCGTCCTCGCGCTCGTGCTCTGACCGGAGTCAATCGATTCCGAGCGGCCAGCGACGACGCTCGAGGCCCGCCGGAACGTCGATCGCGATAGCTCGAGACTACAGCTCCCGCAAGCGTCGCATAACAATGGGCGAACGGACGAATCTCAGTCGTAGATGAGACGCACTTCTCTCCACGTACCGATACCGGCTCCCCGCGAGTTCGACGCTCGCCCTCCGAGCACGTCGCCTGCGCGGAGGTGAGCACCGTGTACCGAGCACACAGCGTCGGCGTC from Natronosalvus rutilus includes:
- a CDS encoding proton-conducting transporter membrane subunit, whose product is MVEHAVTDPRPLAAVLVSAVTVALIIASYRHPNVREGWSVLAALSKFAIVASMLPGVMDGTVYQWRLSEATGYTFVSGIDFTLRADPLGLFFALLASFLWIFTSFYAAGYMRGLDEHAQTRFFAAFAASLSTAVGIAFAGNLVTIFVFYELLSLVTYPLVAHNEDDEARVAGRKYLFYTFFGGGVLLLAGTVLVYWLTSGVGEPTLAFESGGMSALADAAAADPAMAQAAFYLLIAGFGVKAAVMPLHSWLADAMVAPTPVSGLLHAVAVVKSGAFGVARVILEVYGPETIRDLPLSVPGVGEVGLNIPVAIMAAFTLTAASIIAMRKDHLKRRLAYSTTAQLSYIVLGLSLLHPWTIFGALFHIPAHAFGKLTLFFCAGAIHVETHTDYISEMAGIGKRMPLTLSAFTIGAAGMAGMPLVAGFVSKFYMLIGSVRLEGSEWIYLDGWGWLFAATLLLSGVLNIAYFWPIVYTAFFEREDRHDAKPLVEFPIGGQFRSYTGRVADPIQPDGGRNHEVDAGAGGLEGEGETDTETDGHANHAVDANPSDADVPFGAGTRRGPRGEPVPIDSDDHAHHGGPPADGWARHTPLTESTWLMLVPITVIATGAVVLGVIPDYAIFLELAGTIVKNVTGEVVLG
- a CDS encoding Na(+)/H(+) antiporter subunit D; the protein is MTATSVETLVYAYPPLLVLAAALLVLVLPRVVGYAVGALSLFGVLAVSLLVPEGQHLTTTFLGFADVQPFFVDDFSRMIGTGIGFLGGMAVVYAYSSEASRRLLALALFYVASCLGAAFAGDWLALVFMWELMAMTSTLLVWLHGDDAVRAGFRYALFHGIGGVLVLFAVTAHYAQTGTFAYEGGIADGIPTILAMVGIGVNVGFIGLHTWLPDTYPRPHIAASVFLSVFTTKTSAYVLYRAFPGDGDLALAYMGGLMAVYGATFALLQHDMRALLSYHIQAQVGYMVAGIGIASNLAVAGAMGHLFNNVLYKSLLFMAVGVIIYRTGEEDLYKLGGLWREMPLTAAAFGLGALSITAVPGFNGYISKGMILDAADPGYYGATEYQALYYLLWLGAIGTFLSFIKLGYYAFLHGENDLEVADARPGQTVAMLSVGGACLVLGVWWQGFVDFLPLIEGTAFEYPGGESHLHPYSESHLTDSALLLGISVVGFALVRKPLSKLDLADPATVVYPIGYAVGRWSTLAVTELFAAVDRAAVSFVRSGYWVGNNPVLAVERATRGLPSWLVDLEETGRTDGGRPSTLSLRATIGTSVLLITLALTVVLALVL